Below is a genomic region from Candidatus Methylomirabilota bacterium.
TCGCGATCGAAGGTGGTGACGAAGAGCTCGCGGCCGCCGCGAGCGCTGGCCACCTGCGCATTGATCAGCGGCGGGCCGTAGAAGTAGCGCGCCTCGGTCGCCGCGGTAACTCGCGCGCCGCCGGGGGGAATGCGGTACATGCGCTGGAGGTAGTCGAACTCGCCGGCGCTGTACCGGCGGCCGCTGCGCGCGAGATAAAGCGCCCCCGTGTGGTCCACGGCGATGGTGGGCGTCGTGGGGATCCCGCGTCCGCCCGTGCCGCCCGTCGTCTCGAACCCGTCGCCCGTCACGTAGACTTTGACGGTGAAGCCGGGCGGCAGCAGGATCTCCGCGAGCGCCGGCGCGGGAGCAAGCAGCGCCGCGGCCATGGCGATTCCAGTCGTGAGGCGTCGTAGCGGCCAATGCGTGGTCACGAGGCGCCAGCTCAAATGGCTCGCGAACATACGCTCCCCCTCGCCCTACTCAGCCCTCGCCTCGTCGCCCGAGGGGGGCGTCTCGGCTCGAACTGCGGCCCTCTCCCCCATTGGGAGAGAGGGATGAGGAGGAGGAGTACAGCGTGACGCGGCCACCCTCATCCCCTCTCCCAATGAGGGGTCAGAAGGAAGAGGGCAGCATGACGAGGATCTTTGCATCCCTCTCCCCCGTCGCGGGGGAGAGGGGAGGGTGAGGGGGCGATGCGAACGACCGTTCATGGCTGGTTCGCGCTAGACCGAGGTGACGGCTCCCGCGCCCACCAGCGTGCGCGCCAGCTCGATCTCGCCGAAGTGGGTCATGCCGTGGGTCAGGCAGACGCTGCCCAGCGCGCGCATGGCGTGCATCTCGCCCAGCGGCTTGACCGTCACGGTGCGGTCGAGGAGCGCGGGATCGTTGCTGACGATGAGGGCGTCGGTGTCGGCGAAGACCTTCTGCATGTACTCCCGGAAGACGTTGATGTCCTTGAGGCGGAGCGCCTGGGCATCGGCCGTCGACATGCCCGTGCCCTGGGCATTGGGCGGCAGCCCGAGCTTCTCCGCATAGCCGCCCTCGATCCACTGGGGCATCTTCTTGTTCTGGAGGATGTAGCGCACCACATTGTCCTCGGTGCGGACGTAGTGCCAGAGGCCCCAGGCAATGGTATTGGCCTTGGGGTTATTGCCGGGGACGGCGTGAAGCTGCTCGGGCGTTATGCCGTCGAGCTGCTTGTCCATGTTCGTGTGAAGCTGCTTGAGCCCGCCCTGGATGAACTCTCCCACTGTGATCATGAGCGCCCCCTCCGTGTAGGCCCGCCTATCTTACTCTGGGGCGCGAGGCCGCGGCGCTCTTCCATCTCCTCGAGCGTCTTGGGCCAGTCGGCCCTCAACAGCCGGGACAGCGCGCGATCGGCCAGGAGCTTGCCGCCCGTCTGGCACCTGGCGCAGTAGTTGGTCTCGTTGTCCGCATGGCGGATACGCTGCACGGGGGCGCCGCACTCGGAGCAGGGCTTGCCGTAGCGGCCGTGGACGGCCATCTGCGGCCGAAAAGCCGTCACGCCCTCGGGGAACTCGCCGCCGGCCTCCTGCCTGAGCCGCTCGATCCATTCGAGGAGCGTGGCGCGCGTCGCCTCGAAGAGCCGCGCGTGCTCCTCGTCGCTCAGGCTTCGCGTTTGCTTCACGGGCGAGAGCCGCGCGCGGTGCAGGATCTCGTCGGAATACGCGTTGCCGATGCCCGAGAGAATGTAGGGATCCGTGAGCGCGCGCTTGATCGTGTGGTTTTCCCGCTCGAGCGCCGCGCGAAAGGTCGCCGCGTCGCTGTCGAGCACCTCGAGCCCTTCGGGCGCCAGCGCCCGGAGCGCCGCCTCGCCCTGCACCAGATGGATGGCCGCGCGCTTCTTC
It encodes:
- a CDS encoding DinB family protein produces the protein MITVGEFIQGGLKQLHTNMDKQLDGITPEQLHAVPGNNPKANTIAWGLWHYVRTEDNVVRYILQNKKMPQWIEGGYAEKLGLPPNAQGTGMSTADAQALRLKDINVFREYMQKVFADTDALIVSNDPALLDRTVTVKPLGEMHAMRALGSVCLTHGMTHFGEIELARTLVGAGAVTSV
- a CDS encoding DNA-formamidopyrimidine glycosylase family protein; translation: MPELPDVTVYLEALEARVLGARLERIRLVSPFVLRSFDPPTSAAFGRSVTGLRRLGKRVVIALEGDLFLVIHLMIAGRLHWKSAGAKVPGKFGLAAFDFSTGTLTLTEAGTKKRAAIHLVQGEAALRALAPEGLEVLDSDAATFRAALERENHTIKRALTDPYILSGIGNAYSDEILHRARLSPVKQTRSLSDEEHARLFEATRATLLEWIERLRQEAGGEFPEGVTAFRPQMAVHGRYGKPCSECGAPVQRIRHADNETNYCARCQTGGKLLADRALSRLLRADWPKTLEEMEERRGLAPQSKIGGPTRRGRS